A part of Sulfurimonas sp. HSL-1716 genomic DNA contains:
- the thiS gene encoding sulfur carrier protein ThiS encodes MNITVNGNMREVKEGISMQELINELGLQDKVMAAALNMEVVKQENWASCRLKDKDRVELLDFVGGG; translated from the coding sequence ATGAACATAACGGTAAACGGAAATATGAGAGAGGTCAAAGAGGGGATCTCTATGCAAGAGCTGATAAACGAACTGGGCCTGCAGGACAAGGTCATGGCTGCAGCTCTTAACATGGAGGTTGTCAAACAGGAGAACTGGGCCTCTTGCAGATTGAAAGACAAAGACAGGGTCGAACTGCTCGATTTTGTAGGCGGAGGGTGA
- a CDS encoding 5'-nucleotidase: MALDLSDTLVVGISATALFDLSEADAVFQSKYKEDKETAMNEYRKYMLERENEPLKDGTGMPLVKALLELNRYQPKGESPLIEVVVMSRNSPETGIQVFNNIRRTKLNISRHAFTGGESVVDYLEAYDVDLFLTTNIDDAQKVIDGFTCAAAIVKNPPEDLSRIAEGQVRIAFDGDAVLFDDSSEIVYKAEGLSGFHKNEDTNQDVPMAEGPYAALLKKLARLQERLPFSTEFSPVRIAIVTARNAPAELRVIKTLRQWGVYVDEVFFLGGLEKSKILKAFKPHIFFDDQELHLEAASKFVPSGKVPYLSTSPLNEVKK, encoded by the coding sequence ATGGCACTTGACCTCTCCGATACTCTTGTCGTAGGCATTTCGGCGACGGCTTTGTTTGATCTCAGTGAAGCGGATGCGGTTTTTCAGTCAAAATACAAAGAGGACAAAGAGACGGCAATGAACGAGTATAGAAAATATATGCTCGAGCGTGAGAATGAACCTTTAAAAGACGGTACGGGGATGCCTCTTGTCAAGGCCCTCTTGGAGCTAAACAGATATCAGCCGAAGGGAGAATCGCCTCTCATCGAAGTGGTTGTCATGTCCAGAAACAGTCCCGAAACGGGTATACAGGTCTTTAACAACATCAGAAGAACGAAGCTTAATATTTCAAGACACGCTTTTACCGGCGGGGAATCCGTTGTGGATTATCTTGAAGCGTACGATGTCGATCTGTTCTTGACGACGAACATAGATGACGCGCAAAAAGTGATAGACGGCTTTACATGTGCGGCGGCTATTGTTAAAAATCCGCCCGAAGATTTGAGTCGTATTGCAGAAGGACAGGTGCGTATAGCGTTTGACGGGGATGCCGTCTTGTTCGACGACAGCAGCGAGATCGTATATAAAGCCGAAGGGCTCAGCGGCTTTCATAAAAACGAGGATACGAATCAAGATGTCCCGATGGCAGAAGGGCCTTATGCGGCGCTGCTTAAAAAACTCGCAAGGCTGCAGGAGAGGCTGCCTTTTAGTACGGAGTTCTCTCCGGTAAGAATAGCGATAGTGACGGCAAGAAACGCACCTGCGGAGCTCAGAGTCATAAAGACGCTCCGGCAGTGGGGTGTGTATGTCGATGAAGTGTTTTTTTTGGGAGGGCTTGAAAAATCGAAGATACTCAAGGCGTTTAAGCCTCATATCTTTTTTGACGACCAGGAGCTGCATCTTGAAGCAGCATCGAAGTTTGTTCCTTCGGGAAAAGTTCCCTATCTCAGCACTTCGCCTCTAAACGAGGTGAAAAAGTAG
- a CDS encoding chemotaxis protein, with translation MSVLDNVDASTNLAKNNEVQLLVFKVSNNDDSAFYAINVFKTREVVESKNHYLTQIPSSHPLLEGTITLRGIQIPILNLPSWLHMPLNKEEMKKSNILICDFNGIIIGLRIMSAYRVIKKNWNEMHAPESYRLGEDGVVINDTRLEDGNMCLILDYEKLLADVVPQAMVDVSEGKRALEEVDIPKKLKKGTILIAEDSKTAQKHLMQIFDNALLKYKIFNNGKLLLEYIFSMEDPSIIPVVITDIEMPEVSGFTVIKELRADPRTSKMPIIVNSSMTGSNNKREATGLGADGFIDKTKSHNIIPLIVQAMNGRGHL, from the coding sequence ATGTCCGTATTAGACAATGTAGATGCATCCACAAATTTAGCAAAAAACAATGAAGTACAGCTATTAGTATTTAAAGTGAGCAACAATGACGATTCGGCTTTTTACGCCATCAATGTTTTTAAAACACGTGAAGTCGTCGAATCTAAAAATCATTATCTAACGCAGATCCCATCTTCACATCCTTTGCTCGAAGGAACCATCACGCTTCGAGGAATCCAGATCCCGATACTCAACCTCCCTTCCTGGCTGCATATGCCTCTCAACAAAGAGGAGATGAAAAAATCAAATATCCTCATATGCGACTTCAACGGCATTATCATCGGTCTTCGCATCATGTCAGCATACAGAGTCATCAAGAAAAACTGGAATGAAATGCATGCTCCGGAAAGTTACAGACTCGGCGAAGACGGTGTCGTCATCAACGATACGCGGCTTGAAGACGGCAATATGTGTCTGATTCTGGATTACGAAAAACTTTTGGCAGATGTGGTCCCTCAGGCGATGGTCGACGTCAGTGAAGGAAAAAGAGCTCTTGAAGAGGTCGATATTCCTAAAAAACTTAAAAAAGGGACTATCTTAATTGCCGAAGATTCAAAAACCGCACAAAAACATCTGATGCAGATATTTGACAACGCCCTTTTAAAATACAAAATATTCAACAACGGAAAACTGCTGCTCGAATATATATTCTCAATGGAAGACCCGAGTATTATTCCTGTCGTCATCACGGATATCGAGATGCCTGAAGTCTCAGGATTTACGGTCATAAAAGAGTTAAGAGCAGATCCAAGAACATCCAAAATGCCTATTATCGTAAACAGTTCGATGACTGGTTCGAACAACAAGCGCGAAGCAACGGGACTTGGAGCCGACGGATTTATCGACAAAACAAAAAGCCATAACATCATACCTTTGATAGTACAGGCTATGAACGGGAGAGGACATCTGTAA
- a CDS encoding HlyD family efflux transporter periplasmic adaptor subunit, whose translation MNRSIFFALIAVSLNAKVYYSKIEPYEIRSISSNVSAQVVFTDEKKLGKLLDADDYIKLDDELDLVELKQLKEKTVLLNDTVKLDEEIVKNYRNILEKKNVNYDRIKVLKIKSTVEKDKEFYDLYTTQNQYLSTKKELDSLKMQLLDTSLQIARLNKSVKDKHLNAKNFVLYDLMVKEGQVVSPGTPLAKVADVSKAILTVFLDEKDVKGIESKKIYIDGQKTNYKISRLWNITDETHISSYKAQIIVKTPHRFSKLVQIEFKDE comes from the coding sequence ATGAACAGATCTATCTTTTTTGCTTTGATCGCGGTTTCTTTGAACGCAAAGGTCTACTACTCGAAAATCGAGCCGTACGAGATACGGAGCATCTCCTCAAACGTATCTGCACAAGTCGTTTTTACGGATGAAAAAAAACTCGGCAAACTTCTTGATGCCGATGATTACATAAAACTTGACGATGAACTTGATCTCGTAGAACTCAAACAGCTCAAAGAAAAAACCGTTTTGCTAAACGATACCGTCAAACTGGATGAAGAGATAGTAAAGAACTATCGAAATATTTTAGAGAAAAAAAATGTAAATTATGACCGAATCAAAGTTCTGAAAATAAAATCGACCGTCGAAAAAGATAAAGAGTTTTACGATCTTTATACGACGCAAAATCAATATCTTTCTACAAAAAAAGAGCTTGACAGTCTGAAGATGCAGCTTTTAGACACCTCTTTACAGATAGCAAGGCTGAACAAATCGGTAAAAGACAAACACTTAAATGCAAAAAATTTCGTTCTTTACGATCTGATGGTAAAAGAGGGGCAGGTAGTTTCGCCTGGCACACCCCTAGCCAAGGTCGCCGATGTATCAAAAGCCATTCTGACCGTATTTCTTGACGAAAAAGATGTCAAAGGTATTGAAAGCAAAAAGATCTATATCGACGGACAAAAGACGAACTATAAAATAAGTAGACTTTGGAATATTACGGATGAGACGCATATATCGAGCTACAAAGCTCAGATCATCGTAAAAACGCCTCACAGATTCTCAAAACTTGTACAGATCGAGTTTAAAGATGAATAA
- a CDS encoding TolC family protein — MRALNVLILLLAVFNPAFAQQSGQKLESYLSDIKKQEFSYDYKKVEADSSKLRDSWIQPLIISYAYSKSDPYKNSQESQKAAIVMDQPIFQSGGIYYGIKFAQASRKYSDYTIDVAKRKLIKDTVALLMQIKQTEFKKQKQKLQIKNAEINLEQKKEEYLNGQLDSGFLDSAIIQTNEANQALFDIEANEQKLISQFKSISDMNYETAEIPKLRILNESEFLKNNIDIYQIRSQEERDRYNKNVTVSKYLPKISITAGYNWDKTKNQQYGGSGITSSGETDYYNYGIKASIPLDINTFRDVESAKVEYLKSQVVVIDKKRELKALFEQVMQNIKNFENKIQLSKKNKELYEKLLEDTAQLFQAGYKTQYDVDTLKNSVEIQKLDTKIYEMDKQLELLSLYEKFKDEI; from the coding sequence ATGAGGGCTTTAAACGTCTTAATATTGCTGTTAGCGGTCTTTAATCCTGCTTTTGCACAACAAAGCGGTCAAAAGCTTGAGAGCTATCTTTCCGATATCAAAAAGCAGGAGTTCTCTTACGATTACAAAAAGGTCGAAGCCGACAGCTCAAAACTGAGAGATTCCTGGATACAACCGCTCATCATCAGTTACGCCTACTCTAAAAGCGATCCGTACAAAAACTCTCAGGAGTCCCAAAAAGCCGCGATAGTGATGGATCAACCCATCTTTCAAAGCGGCGGTATCTACTACGGAATCAAATTCGCTCAAGCCTCAAGAAAATACTCCGACTATACCATAGACGTCGCAAAAAGAAAACTCATAAAAGACACCGTCGCCCTTTTGATGCAGATAAAGCAGACGGAGTTCAAGAAGCAAAAGCAGAAACTTCAGATAAAAAATGCCGAGATAAATCTGGAGCAGAAAAAAGAGGAGTATCTAAACGGGCAATTGGATTCTGGCTTTTTAGACAGTGCGATCATACAGACAAATGAAGCAAATCAGGCTCTTTTTGATATCGAAGCAAACGAACAAAAATTGATATCACAGTTTAAAAGCATAAGCGATATGAATTATGAAACGGCAGAGATTCCAAAACTCAGAATCTTAAACGAGAGCGAATTTTTAAAAAACAATATAGACATTTATCAGATAAGAAGCCAAGAGGAAAGAGACAGATACAACAAAAACGTGACCGTGTCCAAATATCTTCCAAAGATCAGCATAACGGCCGGCTACAACTGGGACAAAACAAAAAACCAGCAGTATGGAGGATCGGGTATCACCTCTTCAGGTGAAACGGATTACTACAATTACGGCATCAAGGCTTCCATCCCTCTTGATATAAACACCTTTAGAGACGTCGAATCCGCAAAAGTGGAGTACCTCAAATCCCAAGTCGTGGTCATAGACAAAAAAAGAGAGCTCAAAGCGCTTTTCGAGCAGGTAATGCAGAACATAAAAAACTTTGAGAACAAGATACAGCTTTCAAAAAAAAATAAAGAGTTGTATGAAAAACTCTTGGAGGATACGGCACAGCTTTTTCAAGCGGGGTATAAAACGCAATATGACGTAGACACGCTGAAAAACTCCGTCGAGATCCAAAAGCTCGACACAAAAATTTATGAGATGGACAAGCAGCTTGAACTGCTGAGTCTGTATGAAAAGTTTAAAGATGAGATTTAG
- a CDS encoding molybdopterin-dependent oxidoreductase: MNNITACPLDCYDACVVEYTDKKLKGYKKGLTQGFLCPHLNHYADFKRIEEPRYKGETITMDEAIGHLKTILKQSKNILHYKGNGNFGLMQEVTDHFFTSYGATLTNGTLCDGAGEAGIIEGRGHNDIMTPSQIAKSEVVVFWGRNPHATSSHLLPLIKDKKVIVIDPVKTKAAEHADLHVQIKPHGDLQFAMLLSRFLCIEGSVDLSFVNRCASEHEDFYELTQTVRIKAVLDEIGATLGDIGKFLEIIKDKRVAIICGVGIQKYRDGADVIRAIDSFAALLGLFGKEGCGVSYLGSSRAGIESPFASAAKKVSKVDTRFGDFDTVFVQGTNPLNQMPDTARVKKEMQNVENLIYFGLFENQTSAMADLIIPAKNFLEKDDVRTYYGTHYLSLMPKQKESDIGISEYGLARVLCDEFGIVLKSEEEYLEHFKSFARQNEEGLLEVKGRSVISYEEGFTTDDEEFAFLEEIDIEFNMTDDFFLITSKSPTSLNSQFKTDNKVYINPSLGYIEGQTVEIVSKTGSVVLSVALDGRLRPDCVLIYSGTDGVNNLTTSKRSFEGNSAVFQENKVKIKII, encoded by the coding sequence ATGAATAATATTACCGCATGCCCGCTGGATTGTTACGATGCTTGTGTAGTAGAGTACACGGATAAAAAGTTAAAAGGCTATAAAAAGGGACTTACGCAGGGATTTTTATGTCCGCATCTCAACCATTACGCCGATTTTAAAAGGATAGAAGAACCCAGATACAAAGGCGAGACCATTACGATGGACGAAGCGATAGGGCACCTTAAAACGATACTCAAACAGAGCAAAAACATCCTTCACTACAAAGGTAACGGCAATTTCGGGCTTATGCAGGAAGTGACCGATCATTTTTTTACCTCTTACGGCGCGACTCTTACAAACGGTACGCTCTGCGACGGAGCAGGCGAAGCGGGCATCATAGAGGGAAGAGGGCACAATGACATTATGACACCCTCACAGATAGCAAAGTCCGAAGTGGTCGTATTTTGGGGGAGAAATCCTCATGCGACCTCTTCGCATCTGCTGCCGCTTATAAAAGATAAAAAGGTGATAGTTATCGATCCCGTGAAGACAAAGGCGGCAGAACATGCCGACCTTCATGTACAGATAAAACCGCATGGTGACTTGCAGTTTGCCATGCTGCTTTCCCGTTTTTTATGTATAGAAGGCAGTGTCGATCTCTCTTTTGTCAACAGATGTGCGAGCGAGCATGAGGATTTTTACGAACTGACGCAGACGGTACGCATCAAAGCCGTTTTGGACGAGATCGGTGCGACGCTCGGAGATATCGGCAAGTTCCTTGAGATCATCAAAGACAAACGCGTGGCCATCATCTGCGGGGTGGGGATACAAAAATATCGTGACGGAGCCGATGTCATACGCGCCATAGACTCTTTTGCCGCATTGTTGGGGCTGTTTGGCAAAGAGGGATGCGGTGTGAGCTATCTCGGTTCTTCAAGAGCGGGTATAGAATCTCCTTTTGCTTCTGCTGCAAAAAAAGTGAGCAAAGTAGATACGAGATTCGGCGATTTCGATACGGTGTTTGTGCAGGGAACAAACCCGCTAAACCAGATGCCAGATACCGCACGGGTAAAAAAAGAGATGCAGAACGTAGAAAATCTCATCTATTTCGGTCTCTTTGAAAACCAGACTTCGGCAATGGCGGACCTTATCATTCCCGCGAAGAACTTTTTGGAAAAGGATGATGTCAGAACGTATTACGGCACGCATTATCTCTCGTTGATGCCTAAACAAAAAGAGAGCGATATCGGCATAAGCGAATATGGGCTTGCACGCGTTTTATGCGACGAATTCGGTATTGTGCTTAAAAGCGAAGAGGAGTATTTGGAGCATTTCAAATCCTTTGCCAGACAAAACGAAGAGGGGCTTTTAGAGGTAAAAGGACGAAGTGTTATATCTTATGAAGAGGGTTTTACGACCGATGATGAAGAGTTCGCATTTTTGGAGGAGATAGACATAGAGTTCAACATGACGGACGATTTTTTCCTCATCACCAGCAAGTCGCCGACAAGCCTCAACTCGCAGTTCAAAACGGACAATAAAGTCTATATAAACCCTTCTTTGGGCTATATAGAGGGACAAACGGTGGAGATCGTCTCAAAAACGGGAAGCGTGGTTTTATCTGTGGCGTTAGACGGCAGATTAAGACCTGACTGCGTACTCATCTATTCGGGAACGGACGGAGTGAACAATCTTACCACCTCTAAGCGAAGCTTTGAGGGGAACAGTGCGGTCTTTCAGGAAAATAAAGTGAAGATCAAGATCATATGA
- a CDS encoding SAM-dependent methyltransferase, translating to MRFSEYMNEWLYGKDGYYTNYKQIGKEGDFYTSVSTSKFFGGTIAKHILSLIEDGFLQRDAVICEIGAHHGYFLADVVEFIYTLYPELLESLQFVIIERFDALQERQRAYFKESFGDVVSLTHYKSLGELRCENAFFIANEIFDAFGCELLYDGKIASVTNGKVEFDTVDEKILQKAAKYHKDKGEIAVGYEEFAKEMYGSCKKFEFVSFDYGEMKARPDFSLRIYKDHEVFPFFDEKIDIKELFKNSDITYDVTFEHVKDAFVEAGCEFVALKAQMTALVDMGILELLEMLRINVDEKIYEQELQKVKMLIMPNLLGERFKMIRIRKS from the coding sequence ATGAGATTTAGCGAATACATGAACGAGTGGCTCTACGGTAAAGACGGCTACTACACGAACTACAAACAGATAGGAAAAGAGGGTGATTTTTACACCTCCGTGAGCACTTCGAAATTTTTCGGCGGTACGATCGCCAAACATATCCTCTCTTTGATCGAGGACGGTTTTTTACAGCGTGATGCCGTCATCTGCGAAATAGGCGCGCATCACGGCTATTTTTTGGCCGATGTGGTAGAGTTTATTTATACCCTTTATCCCGAACTTCTGGAGAGTCTGCAGTTTGTCATCATAGAGCGTTTCGATGCGCTTCAAGAGCGTCAGCGCGCATATTTTAAGGAGTCTTTCGGCGATGTGGTCTCTTTGACGCATTATAAGTCGCTTGGCGAGCTTAGATGCGAGAACGCATTTTTTATTGCAAACGAGATATTCGATGCATTCGGCTGCGAGCTTTTATATGACGGTAAGATCGCTTCTGTCACCAACGGCAAGGTGGAGTTTGATACTGTCGATGAAAAGATCCTGCAAAAAGCTGCGAAGTACCATAAAGACAAAGGTGAGATAGCCGTGGGATACGAGGAGTTTGCAAAAGAGATGTACGGCTCATGTAAAAAATTTGAGTTTGTCAGTTTTGATTACGGCGAGATGAAAGCCCGCCCCGATTTTTCGCTTAGAATCTACAAAGATCACGAAGTGTTTCCTTTCTTTGACGAGAAGATAGATATTAAAGAACTGTTTAAAAACTCCGACATCACGTATGACGTGACGTTTGAACATGTAAAAGACGCTTTTGTCGAAGCAGGATGCGAGTTTGTGGCGCTAAAAGCCCAAATGACGGCTTTGGTGGATATGGGTATATTGGAGCTTTTGGAGATGCTTCGCATCAACGTGGACGAGAAGATATACGAGCAGGAGCTTCAAAAAGTTAAAATGCTCATCATGCCAAATCTCTTAGGCGAGAGATTTAAGATGATACGGATAAGAAAATCCTAA
- a CDS encoding sodium ion-translocating decarboxylase subunit beta has product MKTFLVRFLTLLVLFGFVGVGANEHQAASAAQTTEKKETYVAKDFSVMVSNFLKTTGVNAILHPDPNELSATGEPMSEFHKGWGRVLMILVTFLIFWLAIKKGFEPLLLLPIGFGGLLANIPVADIAGPHGFLGVIFHAGLSNELFPIIIFMGVGAMTDFGPLLSNPKTALLGGAAQFGIFGTLVGAVALAQYTDIFDFTLKQASAISIIGGADGPTSIFIATNLAPELLGAIAVASYSYMALVPIIQPPIMKALTTDKERRIKMTTLRHVSRVEKLIFPLLVLTLSILVLPDSTPLIGAFMFGNFLKESGVVDRLSDTMQNALINITTIMLGLGVGSKLAADQFLVPDTLAILLLGSLAFSVGTAAGVLMAKIMNMFPGHKINPLIGSAGVSAVPMAARVSNKVGMEYDRTNMLLMHAMGPNVAGVIGSAVAAGVLLSIFK; this is encoded by the coding sequence ATGAAAACATTTCTAGTCAGGTTTTTAACACTTTTAGTCCTGTTTGGATTTGTCGGTGTCGGTGCGAACGAGCATCAAGCGGCTTCTGCGGCACAGACAACGGAAAAAAAAGAAACCTATGTGGCAAAAGATTTTTCTGTTATGGTCAGCAACTTTTTAAAAACGACGGGGGTCAATGCTATTTTGCATCCTGATCCGAACGAACTCAGTGCGACCGGAGAACCTATGAGCGAGTTTCATAAGGGCTGGGGCCGTGTACTGATGATACTCGTGACGTTTTTGATCTTCTGGCTGGCTATTAAAAAGGGATTTGAACCGCTTCTGCTTCTGCCGATCGGTTTTGGCGGGCTTTTGGCAAACATTCCCGTCGCGGATATCGCAGGTCCTCACGGATTTCTGGGCGTGATCTTTCATGCCGGTCTTTCAAACGAACTTTTCCCTATCATCATATTTATGGGCGTAGGTGCGATGACCGATTTCGGTCCGTTGCTCTCTAACCCGAAAACCGCTCTTTTGGGCGGTGCGGCGCAGTTTGGAATCTTCGGTACTCTCGTAGGAGCCGTCGCTCTTGCACAGTACACCGATATTTTTGACTTTACTCTCAAACAGGCTTCTGCTATCTCTATCATCGGCGGAGCGGACGGACCGACGTCGATATTTATTGCGACAAACCTTGCTCCCGAGCTTTTAGGTGCAATCGCCGTGGCTTCGTATTCATATATGGCTTTGGTTCCTATCATCCAGCCTCCGATCATGAAAGCGCTGACTACCGATAAAGAGCGTCGCATCAAAATGACGACGCTTCGTCACGTATCGCGTGTAGAGAAATTGATATTTCCTTTGTTGGTTTTGACTCTTTCTATCTTGGTACTGCCTGATTCGACACCGCTTATCGGTGCGTTCATGTTTGGTAACTTCTTAAAAGAATCGGGTGTGGTCGATCGTCTTTCTGACACGATGCAAAACGCACTTATCAATATCACTACAATCATGCTCGGTCTGGGTGTCGGTTCAAAACTCGCGGCCGATCAGTTTTTGGTACCCGATACGCTGGCGATTCTTTTGCTTGGAAGCCTTGCATTCTCGGTCGGAACTGCGGCGGGTGTGCTTATGGCGAAGATTATGAACATGTTTCCAGGACATAAGATCAATCCTCTTATCGGTTCGGCGGGTGTTTCTGCAGTTCCTATGGCTGCGCGCGTATCGAACAAGGTCGGTATGGAGTATGACAGAACGAATATGCTCTTAATGCATGCAATGGGTCCGAATGTTGCGGGTGTTATCGGTTCTGCGGTCGCAGCAGGCGTACTTCTTTCTATCTTTAAATAG
- a CDS encoding sensor domain-containing diguanylate cyclase, producing MKYNFSKLFDNTEIILEEFIDKYTSYFQSNQDDTNYDLHMKYYKNIIQMLSREFEEEDLLEQFELFANHKISSGTHYIIITNEINNLKNILINKIDENQTKANFTDLFRLFNNIYNKIASVYLESYAENIKSINNVRIASLSDLMEKKILVHYEAHLVWLSDLADCIKNKTINKFPELNPLTCDFGKWMHEEGKKIIQNNSKYNTIDNLHKSLHLFAKKILDSMFTQEHHVIITYLEKCEMLSLSIGTELALVDNILMNSRVIKDPLTNALNRHNLKNIFKNQYELSLATSNPFIIAMCDLDYFKNLNDTHGHLFGDKILVHFVNVVKRNIRNSDIVVRYGGEEFIIILPAVNKEKAHIVLEKIRKDFYDDILEIDKKPIQHSVSIGFTEIMPQIQYKQHFLDEYLGLADQRLYSAKKNGRNQIEYC from the coding sequence ATGAAATATAATTTCTCAAAACTATTTGACAATACAGAAATTATTTTAGAAGAGTTTATAGATAAATACACATCCTATTTTCAATCAAATCAAGATGATACAAACTATGATCTGCATATGAAATATTATAAGAACATCATACAGATGCTCAGCAGAGAATTTGAAGAAGAGGATCTGCTCGAGCAGTTCGAACTGTTTGCAAACCATAAGATATCTTCAGGCACACACTACATAATAATAACAAATGAGATAAACAACCTCAAAAATATTCTGATAAACAAGATTGATGAAAATCAGACAAAGGCTAATTTCACTGATCTGTTTAGACTGTTTAACAATATATACAATAAAATCGCATCCGTATATCTGGAATCATATGCAGAGAATATAAAATCGATAAACAACGTTCGTATAGCTTCTCTTTCCGATTTAATGGAAAAAAAAATTTTAGTTCATTACGAAGCGCATCTTGTATGGCTTTCCGATCTTGCAGATTGTATCAAGAATAAAACTATAAACAAATTTCCGGAACTGAACCCCTTGACATGCGATTTCGGAAAATGGATGCATGAAGAGGGAAAAAAGATCATACAAAATAATTCAAAATACAACACCATAGACAACCTGCACAAAAGTCTGCACCTTTTTGCAAAAAAGATTCTCGACAGCATGTTTACACAAGAGCATCACGTGATTATTACCTATCTTGAAAAATGTGAAATGCTCTCTTTAAGCATAGGAACGGAGCTGGCTCTTGTGGATAACATCCTAATGAACAGCAGAGTCATCAAAGATCCTTTGACAAATGCGCTCAATAGACATAATTTAAAAAACATATTTAAAAATCAATATGAGCTTTCTTTGGCTACAAGCAATCCTTTTATCATTGCAATGTGCGATCTTGACTATTTTAAAAATCTGAATGATACTCACGGTCATCTCTTCGGTGATAAGATTTTGGTTCATTTTGTTAATGTGGTAAAAAGAAATATTCGTAATTCGGATATTGTCGTAAGATATGGAGGCGAAGAGTTCATAATAATACTTCCCGCCGTTAATAAAGAAAAAGCTCATATCGTTTTAGAAAAGATACGTAAAGATTTTTACGATGATATTTTAGAGATCGACAAGAAGCCGATCCAGCACAGTGTAAGTATCGGCTTTACGGAGATAATGCCGCAAATACAATATAAACAGCATTTTTTAGATGAATATCTCGGTTTAGCGGATCAAAGGCTTTATTCTGCTAAAAAGAACGGCAGAAACCAGATCGAATATTGTTAA
- a CDS encoding acetylornithine transaminase yields MTTKELDNKYVLPTYARADVEFVSGKNARLFDVNGKEYIDFTSGIAVVSVGHGNERLSNALCAQIKNVVHMSNLYYIAPQARAAEKLVKASGYDMKCFFGNSGAEANEGAIKIARKYGEKDGQVKKYKIITLDHSFHGRTITTVKATGQESMHNYFGPFPDGFVYAKNIDEIESLVDDHTVAVMIELVQGEGGVQPQDKEKVQALAKFLKSKDILLIVDEVQTGVYRTGKFLASNLYEIEPDIVSLAKGVGGGVPVGVVMTTLKDIFGAGDHGSTFGGNYLSTTAVCEVMDILDEYVSSGNLEISMLFFDKALEKFYNAHKNIFTEKVGLGMMCGLRVKDADTLAKIINSARENGVMVLKAGRNTLRLLPPLTITKEEIDEGFKRLNIAVSGL; encoded by the coding sequence ATGACAACAAAAGAATTAGATAACAAATATGTTTTGCCTACATACGCCAGAGCGGACGTAGAGTTTGTAAGCGGTAAAAATGCGAGACTTTTCGATGTCAACGGAAAAGAGTATATAGATTTTACTTCGGGCATCGCCGTAGTGAGTGTGGGGCACGGAAACGAAAGACTTTCAAACGCATTGTGCGCCCAGATAAAAAACGTGGTACATATGTCAAACCTGTATTACATAGCTCCTCAGGCACGTGCTGCGGAGAAACTCGTAAAAGCGAGCGGTTATGACATGAAATGTTTCTTTGGAAACAGCGGAGCCGAAGCCAACGAGGGTGCCATCAAGATAGCGCGCAAATACGGTGAAAAAGACGGTCAGGTAAAAAAATACAAGATAATAACTTTAGATCACTCGTTTCACGGACGTACTATCACGACCGTCAAAGCAACGGGGCAGGAAAGCATGCACAACTATTTCGGACCGTTCCCCGACGGCTTCGTGTACGCGAAAAACATCGATGAGATAGAATCTCTTGTCGACGACCACACGGTTGCGGTGATGATAGAATTGGTGCAGGGAGAGGGCGGAGTACAGCCTCAGGATAAAGAGAAAGTACAGGCGCTTGCAAAATTTTTAAAGAGTAAAGATATACTGCTTATCGTCGATGAGGTGCAGACGGGTGTTTACAGAACAGGAAAATTTCTTGCGTCAAACCTTTACGAGATAGAGCCCGATATCGTGAGCCTGGCAAAAGGCGTGGGCGGCGGAGTGCCTGTGGGCGTCGTGATGACAACATTAAAAGATATTTTCGGCGCAGGCGATCATGGTTCGACGTTCGGCGGGAATTATTTGAGCACGACTGCGGTCTGCGAGGTCATGGACATACTTGACGAGTACGTGAGCAGCGGAAATCTGGAGATAAGTATGCTCTTTTTCGATAAAGCACTTGAGAAATTTTATAATGCTCACAAAAATATTTTCACGGAGAAAGTCGGCCTTGGCATGATGTGCGGTCTTCGTGTCAAAGATGCCGATACCCTTGCAAAAATCATAAACAGTGCAAGAGAAAACGGTGTCATGGTCTTAAAAGCGGGCAGAAATACGCTGAGACTGCTGCCGCCGCTGACTATTACAAAAGAGGAGATCGATGAGGGCTTTAAACGTCTTAATATTGCTGTTAGCGGTCTTTAA